The DNA segment GGAAatggtcaagatccccaccccttaaccatatatattcttgtactggacaataaaacaaatcaaattcaaaagaaGGCGAGTCCCTAGGGGTCAATCCCATCCCCTtgttgtttgagaacttgtaaacggcTGAGATCCCCACCcacaaaccatatatatttttgtatgagaaaataaaatgaatcaaaatgaaatatagaagAAGTCCACAGGGGTGACCCAACCAACCACCCCATCctgttttgagaacttgtaaacagtCAAGATCCACCCCCTTTTcgaaaatttgaaaactgttgAAATCCCCACACTGAAACAACATATATTCTTGTacgaaataataaaaaaaatcagatgaaaTAAAAGACTGGTCCCTAGGGCCACTCTTACCCTACCTCCTGCCTGTTTGAGAACCTGTAAACTGTCTAGATACCCACCCCCAAATCATGAATATCACTTAACTAGACCTTTGTATTGGACTTTGCTTAATGTCAGGCGACCCGTGGGAATGACTAATTTTGAGaactttgtttgggagacttcgtaGCAGCATCCTGTTACAATCATTTCTTGataaagttttttctttttcaagtaggaaaaaaaagttaacaatgcAATCTACAcactatttatttgaaatattacaatcTACCGTTGCAAACTTTCCACAGGTGCTATCCAGCactttgatttttctatatttttagcAACTGTGACCTTCCTTCCAGTCTAGAAATCTATTTTCctcacatcttcatttttaaccaACAAATTAAGTTCAGAATATTATACggatattactttttttttattttctttattaacaagtgaccttgaactttgacaTATTGaccccaaaaaataaaaaaaggttgttgtctctttccgATATCTTCCTCCTATATAAGTTTTGTTTCAATTAACAAATAGGAAATCTAGTTGTTTTCCGGAAAGCATTGTGAACAAAGCAACGACTTTTATACTACCGGAATTTGTTTCTTTCGGATAGcattttttaagatataaaactCTATTCTTTGAGAGAGATGTGTTATAGCAAAACAAAGGTAAACAATGGAAACATGAAagatcatgaaaataaatacattagtCCATGAAAATAAACACCGAAAAATACATTAGTCCATGAAAATAAACACCGAAAAATACATTAGTCCATGAAAATAAACACCGAAAAATACATTAGTCCATGAAAATAAACACCGAAAAATACATTAGTCCATGAAACCTGTCTGCGAATGGAGACACCAAAAAATGTGCTAGTTTAAATGCAGTAGCAATTGTTTCATACATATTCTGGACGTTAAAACGAGCAGTATAATAGAAGCTGATCTAATTGTGGTGGCCATAGCATCATCGTGTAACAGataccaaataaatataaacccATGGGTTTATACATCTATGACTATACTATTAAGCAACTTATTTAGGCAAACATTTTTTCTCCGCATTAATCGATTTTTGCGTAGTTTGATAGCTGTCTCGATCTTAAAAACTAAAACCATAATATTATGGTTGAGAAATTGGGACGTATAAAATACAGTTCTATTTATACTCTATTGGTATTGACACTATTTATATCTGTAAACTTTAAGGatcaataaacaatatttagttGATCATGCAGTCACTCATTTAGTGTTTCTACGTGTTGTGAAAtatccttttaaaaataaaacgagCGATGTTTTAGTTTGGAGTTTATATAGTGACGATTTGAACTCAAGCTTCGGGTAAGAATCTCTACATGTATTAAATTTAAGTCTTTAGTATCTGGATTGTCTTACTGACAAGCATACTCCGTCTCTTTTATTGACTACAGTGTCATTTTacaaaacagatttaaaaaaaaacatttcctattctatgaatatttttgtttgtaatgtttttagttaatatttatttaatatttgctACTACTTAATGGGACACTAGCTAAGAGATCATATATGAAAAACCTAATGAAACGAAGCTtagtattttcatgccagtgccttgtttattgttttatttagactttatacttttttttaaaatttatcaaaactatttataaatagttttgataaatttaaaaaaaaaagtaaacttcttttaaatgtggacaaattaaagaattttcttcagaaaaaaagtatatgtacataagtttagtaatgaaaactatccattttgtCAAAAGAAAcatatgcatcattttttttaatttaaggtttcatatgactaacttattttcatttctttaaattgttattattcGTATCCGTATAATTTTACTAGTGGTAAGCTAGCCGGcgtaaacttttaaaaatattcatgatatattttatatttcatacgAGTAGAGTGAGAGAAAGAAAGAGAGAGAAAGGTAGAGAGAGAAATTATCTAAGATATAATCTTTCAAAACTTCCGAATAtatttcgacttatgagtttgaattcgAGTCCCTCTGCAGTATCTTTTCAGTCTAACTAAACATATAGAGTATAACGAAATCAGTTGTTCTATATTTTGATTAGACTGATATCTTTTGTCTCCGTCTTAtcgtatcttgtttaaaatggacaatcataccacatcttcttttttacattacCATGAAAAAGACTATCAGTCATGAATAGACATGAAGAACGCAACACACATcattacatatttaaaactCCTACTGCATGGCGAGGTTCATGTTTTTGGACGGGcacatttattgtaaattagCTATATTTGGTCTacaaaatgattgtaaggtgaaatGACCACATTTTCATTGTTGGGTTGACGCTAAGATACAAGTTAAAATTGATCGTAAGTTATACTGAAATGTTCAAGACTTACGAGTATTTTTCActcttatgttttttttgtgaaaaagcTCCAGCATTGTACAGCATTTCAGTAATATTGTACTTTTTTCAGTAAAATGGCAGAATGTTTAGGGTCTACAGAACAAAATGTTCAAGTGCGCGGAAATAATGCAGATACGACAGGGAACCGTACTATCAATCAAAAGAGAGATAAAAAGAGGCAGATACAGCGACCTCGACCTACAAGAGTAGTATCTGTGAAGAAACGATCCCTAAATCATATGGGTTTCAAAGATCTAGAACATTGGTTAGAAGACACCAACAATATATACATTGGTAGGGACATGACCCATTATGTTCCTGGGGCTGTTGgcagcaaatggcaaaatcctTTTAAGGATGAGAAACTGGGGAAAGAGAAACGAGTAGAATTGTACGAGGAGTACATTTTGTCAGATACGAAAACGTATGACGGAAAGACACTGTTGGAATCAATAGAAGAACTTCAAGGGAAAACTTTGGGATGTTGGTGTAAGCCAGAATTCTGCCATGGTGATGTTCTTGTTCAAATATTGATGAGATCAAAAAAGAGCACACTTAACTAACTGCGCATGCAGTTATATCTTCTGATAGAAACAATGAAGTTCGAAGTAAAACATGTTCATTGAGATGTTCCTGTGCAATAAATTATCATGTTTGAAGAAAAGTGTGTCtcttaatcaaatgacaaaaaagagaAGAAAGAAAACATAGTGacaatgtaatataaaaaatctgTGAAATATTCTGGGGCTAAACAGAAAAACGATGAAACACAAACAGTACTCggcataacacaacatagaaaactcaagCCTGAGTAATACGAACTAATACTATGTGTCAATCTGATATCATGTTcatattatatgaataaacaaGCATATTTCAAGTTAGAATAGACATGTATATAGCTGAATACATGATATATCTTATTTGTTTAAGGTCCACTGTTGGTCGGTAAATATTTTCCTAAGGCTCAACTACCCAAGCTAACCAGAATCTGGATTGCTGGACTGGGGCagccaaaacaaaaaatgaaaaaaatctattatgATCGGATTTTTATCTATAAGTTCTATCAACTAAACATCTTAAATTTTTCGACATTTGACCTCAAAATTGATTTGAGTATATAAAAAGTTGGATAAATATAAATTAGACAAATCATATGAGTAACAAGACGGGTTCTATATATCTGGAgctggatctgcttacccttccgttGGTTCAGTTGCATTGATCAGTCTGTAgttgttttttgtgtgttttgtacactgttgtttatcttttgCTCGTTTTAAGTTTTCCCCCATGGCATATCcatttatttttgacttatgattttgaatacgagtcccttttgtatctttaatttcagtCTAACTAAAATACATAGAGTATTACGAAATCAGTATTCTATATTTTGATAAGACTGATATCTTTTGTCTCTTTTAAATTGTCTCTTGTCTAGAAAGGGCAATTGGACcatgtcttcttttttacattacCGTGAAAAAGACT comes from the Mytilus trossulus isolate FHL-02 chromosome 3, PNRI_Mtr1.1.1.hap1, whole genome shotgun sequence genome and includes:
- the LOC134710193 gene encoding uncharacterized protein LOC134710193 gives rise to the protein MAECLGSTEQNVQVRGNNADTTGNRTINQKRDKKRQIQRPRPTRVVSVKKRSLNHMGFKDLEHWLEDTNNIYIGRDMTHYVPGAVGSKWQNPFKDEKLGKEKRVELYEEYILSDTKTYDGKTLLESIEELQGKTLGCWCKPEFCHGDVLVQILMRSKKSTLN